From one Lycium ferocissimum isolate CSIRO_LF1 chromosome 7, AGI_CSIRO_Lferr_CH_V1, whole genome shotgun sequence genomic stretch:
- the LOC132063936 gene encoding K(+) efflux antiporter 2, chloroplastic, translated as MGFAHCLWQPNVSHCGEALTYRILDRKSSSDVGLNHKLLGNAMVLCKNRQGKRLKRIVSCRDNSLAYSRIRLSCALSASRRVKLPRCQGNDSLAFIDGNGRNVESSEDGSLSASTNGIAEISSAKELEEEKEEEKEGRSLDELRVLLQKALKDLEVAQLNSTMFEEKAQKISEAAIALKDEAANAWDDVNKQLDSVQEIVSEEMVAREAVQKATMALSFAEARLLVALDSIQTAKQGITSSETSEESKGEELTSLMKEEAALSAAQEDIEECRNHLENCEALLRRVQNKKEELQKEVDRLNNLAEQAQINALKAEEDVSNIMLLAEQAVSYELEATQRVSDAEIALQKAEKNLAVSPVDSTETSVLQNGSSTLGKVLVDGTLSEDEVFPRDSVTGVVEKDREVQLEDAWVAGGTLSDESDDEDRKLVLDSSKDSDADAEKPKSVQTMRQEVNKESARDSSPPKALLKKSSRFLPASFFSFPTDGEEFTPASVFQSLMESARKQLPKLVVGSLLMGAGIAFYITRSERIFQSFQQPDIITTSIDEVSTNARPLVRQIRKLPKKLKTLMEMLPHQEINEEEASLFDMVWLLLASVIFVPIFQKIPGGSPVLGYLAAGILIGPYGLSIIRYVHGTKAIAEFGVVFLLFNIGLELSVERLSSMKKYVFGLGSAQVLVTAVVVGLVANLVAGQAGPAAIVIGNGLALSSTAVVLQVLQERGESTSRHGRATFSVLLFQDLAVVVLLILIPLISPNSSKGGIGFRAIAEALGLAAVKAIVAITAIIAGGRLLLRPIYKQIAENQNAEIFSANTLLVILGTSLLTARAGLSMALGAFLAGLLLAETEFSLQVESDIAPYRGLLLGLFFMTVGMSIDPKLLLSNFPVIMGSLGLLIGGKTILVALVGKLFGISVVSAIRVGLLLAPGGEFAFVAFGEAVNQGIMSPQLSSLLFLVVGISMALTPYLAAGGQLIASRFELHDVRSLLPVESETDDLQDHIIICGFGRVGQIIAQLLSERLIPFVALDVRSERVAVGRALDLPVYFGDAGSREVLHKVGAERACAAAITLDTPGANYRTVWALSKYFPNVKTFVRAHDVDHGLNLEKAGATAVVPETLEPSLQLAAAVLAQAKLPMSEIAATINEFRSRHLSELTELCETSGSSLGYGFSRLVNKAKAQPPDSSDENQVSEGTLAI; from the exons ATGGGCTTTGCTCACTGTTTATGGCAACCGAATGTTTCACATTGTGGCGAAGCTTTGACCTACAGGATATTAGATAGGAAAAGCAGCAGTGATGTAGGATTGAATCATAAATTGCTTGGAAATGCTATGGTTTTATGTAAGAATCGGCAGGGGAAAAGGTTGAAACGGATTGTGAGCTGTAGGGATAATAGTTTAGCATATTCAAGGATACGATTGAGTTGTGCTTTGAGTGCTTCAAGGAGAGTAAAGTTGCCTCGGTGTCAGGGAAATGATTCACTTGCATTTATTGATGGTAATGGTAGAAATGTGGAGTCCAGTGAAGATGGATCTTTGAGTGCTAGTACTAATGGCATTGCTGAAATTAGTAGCGCTAAGGAGTTggaggaagagaaagaagaagaaaaggaagggCGTAGTTTGGATGAACTAAGGGTGTTGTTGCAGAAGGCACTCAAGGATTTGGAAGTTGCACAGCTGAACAGCACAATGTTTGAGGAAAAAGCGCAGAAGATATCAGAAGCTGCTATAGCGTTAAAAGATGAAGCTGCTAATGCATGGGATGATGTAAACAAACAACTTGACAGTGTTCAGGAGATTGTTAGTGAAGAGATGGTCGCTAGAGAAGCAGTTCAAAAAGCAACAATGGCCCTTTCTTTTGCTGAGGCAAGGCTTCTGGTTGCTCTTGATTCAATACAAACTGCAAAACAAGGAATTACGTCTTCAGAAACTTCTGAAGAAAGCAAAGGGGAAGAATTAACTTCATTGATGAAGGAAGAGGCAGCACTTTCAGCTGCTCAGGAAGATATAGAGGAGTGTCGGAACCATTTGGAAAATTGTGAGGCTTTATTGAGGCGTGTGCAGAACAAAAAAGAGGAGCTGCAAAAGGAGGTTGACAGGTTGAATAATCTAGCTGAGCAAGCACAGATCAATGCTTTAAAAGCAGAGGAAGATGTTTCAAACATAATGCTTTTAGCTGAACAAGCTGTTTCTTATGAGCTCGAGGCTACTCAACGGGTCAGTGATGCAGAGATTGCTTTGCAGAAAGCCGAGAAGAACCTAGCTGTATCACCTGTTGACTCCACGGAAACTTCAGTCTTACAGAATGGATCATCTACTCTAGGGAAAGTGTTGGTCGATGGGACCCTTAGCGAGGATGAGGTATTCCCTAGAGATTCAGTCACTGGTGTTGTTGAAAAAGATAGGGAGGTACAACTGGAGGATGCTTGGGTGGCCGGTGGAACTTTGTCTGACGAGAGTGACGATGAAGATAGAAAGTTAGTTCTTGACTCCTCAAAAGATTCTGATGCTGATGCAGAAAAACCAAAATCTGTCCAAACTATGAGGCAGGAGGTCAATAAGGAATCAGCTAGGGACAGTTCACCGCCCAAGGCATTATTGAAGAAATCATCCCGTTTCTTGCCTGcatctttcttctcatttcccACAGATGGGGAAGAGTTCACACCTGCTTCAGTTTTCCAGAGTCTCATGGAGTCTGCAAGGAAGCAATTGCCCAAGCTGGTGGTTGGCTCATTACTGATGGGGGCAGG AATTGCCTTTTACATCACTCGATCAGAAAGAATTTTTCAGTCGTTTCAGCAGCCAGACATCATTACTACCAGCATTGATGAGGTGTCGACAAATGCAAGACCTCTGGTTCGACAAATAAGAAAACTGCCCAAGAAACTTAAGACACTAATGGAGATGCTTCCTCATCAAGAG ATAAATGAGGAGGAAGCTTCTCTTTTCGACATGGTATGGCTATTGCTCGCAAGTGTTATCTTTGTTCCTATCTTCCAGAAAATTCCAGGCG GGAGTCCTGTTCTTGGGTATTTGGCTGCTGGAATTTTGATTGGACCCTATGGTCTTTCTATCATACGTTATGTACATGGGACCAAGGCCATAGCTGAATTTGGAGTTGTCTTCCTGCTATTTAACATTGGCCTAGAG CTTTCCGTTGAGAGACTAAGTTCTATGAAGAAATACGTTTTTGGGTTGGGATCTGCTCAG GTCTTAGTGACAGCTGTGGTGGTCGGGTTAGTTGCTAATTTGGTTGCCGGGCAGGCTGGACCTGCTGCAATAGTGATTGGGAATGGGCTTGCCTTATCTTCCACTGCTGTTGTCCTCCAA GTATTGCAGGAGCGTGGTGAGAGCACATCACGACATGGACGAGCGACATTTTCTGTATTACTCTTTCAG GATCTGGCGGTGGTTGTTCTACTCATACTGATACCACTAATTTCACCAAATTCATCAAAAGGAGGG ATTGGTTTCCGAGCCATTGCTGAAGCCCTTGGTTTGGCTGCTGTGAAGGCAATTGTAGCCATCACTGCCATTATTGCTGGAGGACGTCTG CTGTTGCGGCCTATTTATAAGCAGATTGCAGAGAACCAAAATGCAGAAATATTTTCGGCAAATACGCTCCTTGTTATACTTGGGACTAGTCTTCTGACTGCCAGG GCTGGCCTTTCAATGGCTTTGGGGGCATTTTTAGCTGGTCTGCTTCTGGCAGAAACTGAATTTTCATTGCAAGTTGAATCAGATATTGCTCCATATCGTGGACTCCTGTTGGGTCTCTTTTTCATGACG GTTGGAATGTCCATTGATCCCAAGCTTCTTCTTTCAAACTTTCCAGTGATTATGGGCTCATTGGGACTTCTAATAGGTGGCAAGACCATCTTGGTTGCATTAGTTGGTAAATTGTTTGGTATTTCAGTTGTATCAGCAATAAGAGTTGGTCTCCTACTTGCTCCGGGTGGAGAGTTTGCCTTTGTAGCCTTTGGTGAAGCTGTCAATCAG GGTATAATGTCTCCTCAATTGTCATCTCTGTTGTTTCTTGTGGTTGGAATTTCAATGGCCCTCACACCATATCTAGCTGCCGGAGGCCAATTAATAGCATCTCGTTTTGAGCTTCATGATGTGCGAAGTTTATTGCCTGTGGAAAGTGAG ACGGATGATTTGCAAGATCATATTATTATTTGTGGATTTGGTCGCGTTGGCCAG ATCATTGCCCAACTTCTCTCTGAGCGACTGATTCCGTTTGTTGCACTTGATGTGCGAAG TGAGCGAGTTGCAGTTGGTCGTGCACTTGACCTTCCCGTATACTTTGGTGATGCTGGTAGCCGAGAG GTTCTACATAAAGTTGGGGCTGAAAGAGCATGTGCTGCTGCAATAACGTTAGATACTCCTGGTGCAAATTACAGAACTGTTTGGGCCTTGAGCAAGTACTTCCCCAATGTGAAAACATTTGTACGTGCTCATGATGTGGATCATGGCCTTAATTTAGAGAAGGCTGGAGCAACAGCG GTTGTGCCCGAGACCTTGGAACCAAGCCTGCAATTGGCCGCTGCTGTCCTTGCACAA GCTAAGCTGCCAATGTCGGAGATAGCGGCAACAATCAACGAGTTTAGGTCCCGCCACCTCTCTGAGCTTACCGAG CTATGTGAAACTAGTGGAAGTTCTCTAGGCTATGGATTTTCTCGTCTGGTGAATAAAGCCAAAGCTCAGCCCCCAGACTCTTCGGATGAGAACCAAGTCAGTGAAGGAACACTAGCAATATGA
- the LOC132063937 gene encoding bifunctional protein FolD 4, chloroplastic, whose protein sequence is MASSSPITTMMKMNCSLPAARLVGPHQIQFRCSSVGPFHNPSFPRTIIARATPSAFSSSSVITAAMTGETSVKVIDGKKVAKDIRDEITAEISRMKDSIGVVPGLAVILVGERKDSATYVRNKKKACEAVGIKSYEVCLPENSTEEEVLKSISGFNDDPMVHGILVQLPLPSHMNEQKILNAVCIEKDVDGFHPLNIGRLAMRGREPLFVPCTPKGCIELLHRYNVEIKGKRAVVVGRSNIVGMPAALLLQREDATVSIVHSRTKNPEEITRQADIIISAVGQPNMVRGSWIKPGAVIIDVGINPVEDTTNPRGYRLVGDVCYEEASKVASAITPVPGGVGPMTIAMLLSNTLVSAKRIHNFE, encoded by the exons ATGGCGTCATCTTCTCCGATAACAACTATGATGAAGATGAACTGCTCTCTGCCAGCAGCTCGGCTTGTTGGGCCCCACCAAATTCAGTTCCGTTGTTCCTCTGTGGGTCCCTTTCATAACCCTTCTTTTCCAAGAACCATCATTGCTCGTGCTACTCCTTCAGCGTTTTCCTCTTCCTCTGTAATTACTG CTGCGATGACTGGTGAGACATCGGTAAAAGTGATTGATGGGAAAAAAGTTGCAAAAGATATCAGAGACGAAATAACTGCTGAAATATCTAGGATGAAAGATTCGATTGGTGTTGTTCCTGGCCTGGCAGTTATTCTTGTTGGGGAAAGGAAGGATTCTGCAACTTATGTCCGCAACAAGAAAAAAGCTTGTGAAGCTGTTGGAATCAAATCCTATGAAGTGTGTTTGCCTGAGAACTCTACGGAAGAAGAAGTTCTCAAGTCTATTTCAGGCTTCAATGATGATCCTATGGTTCATGGAATTCTGGTTCAGCTACCATTACCTTCG CATATGAATGAGCAGAAAATCCTAAATGCTGTTTGCATTGAGAAGGATGTGGATGGATTCCACCCACTAAATATTGGACGGCTTGCGATGCGAGGTAGAGAGCCGTTATTTGTCCCCTGTACACCCAAAGGATGCATTGAGCTGCTGCATCGGTACAATGTTGAAATCAAGGGGAAAAGAGCGGTTGTCGTTGGCAGGAGCAATATAGTCGGAATGCCTGCTGCCCTGCTGCTGCAG AGGGAAGATGCCACCGTCAGCATTGTTCATTCCAGAACCAAGAACCCAGAGGAGATCACAAGACAAGCTGATATCATAATATCAGCTGTAGGGCAACCAAACATGGTTAGAGGTAGCTGGATCAAGCCTGGGGCAGTAATTATTGATGTCGGGATTAATCCTGTGGAG GATACTACAAATCCTCGAGGCTATCGACTAGTTGGAGATGTTTGTTATGAGGAGGCTAGCAAGGTTGCTTCAGCTATCACTCCTGTTCCTGGAGGAGTTGGGCCCATGACTATAGCAATGCTTCTCTCTAATACTTTGGTATCAGCAAAGCGAATTCACAACTTCGAGTGA
- the LOC132062039 gene encoding phosphomannomutase-like, with protein sequence MLEFMQELRKFLFGKHPYKFFCLQAVTVGVVGGSDLVKISEQLGKTVTQDYDYVFSENGLVAHKDGKLIGAQSLKSFLGDAKLKVSDCFFPVMISP encoded by the exons ATGTTGGAGTTCATGCAGGAACTCAGAAAG TTTTTATTTGGAAAACATCCTTACAAGTTTTTCTGCCTACAGGCTGTCACCGTTGGAGTTGTTGGGGGCTCGGACCTTGTGAAGATATCAGAACAGCTTGGCAAGACAG tTACACAAGACTATGATTATGTTTTCTCTGAAAATGGCCTTGTAGCACATAAGGATGGCAAGCTCATTGGAGCACAG AGCTTGAAGTCGTTTCTTGGCGATGCAAAGCTCAAAGTAAGTGATTGCTTCTTCCCTGTAATGATTTCTCCATGA